CACAAACATCAGCTATTTGTGCGCACTACCATTGCTTTGGCCGCGGCCATTGAAGCCAAGGATAATTATACCCATGGCCATACTACCCGGGTAACAAATTTGAGTATTGAGATTGCTAAAAGGATAGCGCATAAATCCAGGAATAATTTTGATGGAAAGTTTTTAGAGAATTTGCATATTGCCAGTCTTTTACATGATATTGGAAAAATTGGAGTGCCGGAGCATATTTTAAATAAAAGAAGCGATCTCACAGTGGGAGAGCGTAATCGGATTAAAGAGCATCCTATGATTGGGGTTAATATTCTAAAGCCGATTAAAGAGCTGGATGGGCCAATGCTGGGCGTTAAATATCATCATGAACGCTTTGATGGGCAAGGTTATCCTGAAGGCTTAAAAGGCCAGCAGATCCCTTTGATTGCTTCCATAATTTCCGTAGCAGATTCTTTTGATGCTATGAGTACTGACCGGCCATACCGCTTGGCCTTAGACAAGAAGGATGTAATTAATGAAATCAGGTCTCTAAGCGGCAAGCAGTTTTGTCCCCGTGTTACTGATACTTTTCTAGAGCTCTGCAGGGAAGGCAGAATCTAACTTCTATGCGCCCTAAACGTATAATCTTAATGTATATTTCTGAGGTTTCCGGCCATCGCAGCGCTACTATGGCTATAGAAAAAGCAATTAAGCAATTGCGCCCGGATACCGAAATCTTAAATATTAAT
The genomic region above belongs to Candidatus Omnitrophota bacterium and contains:
- a CDS encoding HD domain-containing protein, whose translation is MAIDYKKELENAARNMILVHDPDSLIKMIVRMIVAKTKINHASFFLYDKEKQGYLLTVSRGSLSKKVPLGLVCIDKDDVLIRFFKEHKSSLIFGREVLLYDQARTVLKNAKLKKEVLQQLGQVLYQMELLETHVCIPSYFREQLLGLLFLGGKSNGRKFLDEELDFFIALNSNASMAIRNAQLFKELENELEHKHQLFVRTTIALAAAIEAKDNYTHGHTTRVTNLSIEIAKRIAHKSRNNFDGKFLENLHIASLLHDIGKIGVPEHILNKRSDLTVGERNRIKEHPMIGVNILKPIKELDGPMLGVKYHHERFDGQGYPEGLKGQQIPLIASIISVADSFDAMSTDRPYRLALDKKDVINEIRSLSGKQFCPRVTDTFLELCREGRI